From a region of the Georgenia yuyongxinii genome:
- a CDS encoding ABC transporter substrate-binding protein: protein MTSSRATGVAAGLAGLLLLTACGGSTPTQPAEAETTSAAANETAGDAPAETAEVTYLTSFNTFGRDAYAYVAQEKGFFEEAGLEVTIQPGTGTVDVMKLIASGSADFGTGDFSTVVVTVANEGLPVTTTGVIHQKSLAAIISIDGHGIAGPTDLEGKTIGDQPGSTNQVIFPTYAAAAGIDPAQVEFVPAAPPALPQLLASGQVDAIGQFVVGEPLIASTAQGKDVVVLPYGDLLPELYGNVLLTSQKLAESDPDLVSRFTEALLKGLEYSIANPEETGEILRKYQPTQNPDVAAAEVTLMAPYVEGDGVEIGTIDAERVQAIIDIMAPALTGDVAPEDLVSFDLAPGGQQ, encoded by the coding sequence ATGACCAGCTCACGTGCCACCGGCGTCGCTGCAGGCCTCGCCGGCCTCCTCCTCCTGACCGCGTGCGGTGGCTCCACCCCGACACAGCCGGCGGAGGCCGAGACCACGTCGGCCGCCGCGAACGAGACGGCCGGCGACGCCCCGGCGGAGACCGCCGAGGTCACGTACCTGACGTCGTTCAACACCTTCGGTCGGGACGCCTACGCCTACGTCGCGCAGGAGAAGGGCTTCTTCGAGGAGGCCGGGCTCGAGGTCACGATCCAGCCGGGCACCGGCACGGTCGACGTCATGAAGCTCATCGCCTCGGGCAGTGCCGACTTCGGCACGGGCGACTTCTCCACGGTCGTCGTCACCGTCGCCAACGAGGGCCTCCCGGTCACCACCACCGGCGTCATCCACCAGAAGTCCCTCGCGGCGATCATCTCGATCGACGGCCACGGCATCGCCGGGCCGACCGACCTCGAGGGCAAGACGATCGGCGACCAGCCCGGCTCGACCAACCAGGTCATCTTCCCCACGTACGCCGCCGCCGCGGGCATCGACCCGGCGCAGGTTGAGTTCGTCCCCGCCGCACCGCCGGCCCTGCCGCAGCTGCTCGCCAGCGGCCAGGTCGACGCCATCGGTCAGTTCGTCGTGGGCGAGCCGCTCATCGCCTCGACCGCCCAGGGCAAGGACGTCGTCGTCCTGCCCTATGGTGACCTCCTGCCCGAGCTGTACGGCAACGTGCTGCTGACGTCGCAGAAGCTGGCGGAGTCCGACCCCGACCTGGTCAGCCGCTTCACCGAGGCGCTCCTGAAGGGGCTGGAGTACTCCATCGCCAACCCCGAGGAGACCGGGGAGATCCTCCGCAAGTACCAGCCCACCCAGAACCCGGACGTGGCAGCCGCCGAGGTGACCCTCATGGCGCCGTACGTCGAGGGCGACGGCGTCGAGATCGGCACGATCGACGCCGAGCGCGTCCAGGCGATCATCGACATCATGGCTCCCGCCCTCACGGGCGACGTCGCCCCCGAGGACCTCGTCAGCTTCGACCTCGCGCCGGGCGGCCAGCAGTGA